The Macaca mulatta isolate MMU2019108-1 chromosome 19, T2T-MMU8v2.0, whole genome shotgun sequence sequence gggcgcggtggctcacgcctgtaatcccagcactttgggaggccgaggcggacggatcacaaggtcaggagatcgaggccacggtgaaaccccgtctctactaaaaatacaaaaaattagccgggcgcggttgcgggcgcctgtagtcccagctactcgggaggctgaggcaggagaatggcgggaacccgggaggcggagcttgcagtgagacgagatcgcgccactgcactccagccacggggacagagcgagactccgtctcaaaaaaaaaaaaaaaagtaatcttcGGCaataaagaaaggagagaggaggctgggtgcagtggctcatgcctgtaatctcagcactttgggtggccaaggcgggtggatcacgaggtcaggagttcgagaccagcctggccaacgtggaccctgtctctactaataagtacaaaaattagctggtcacagtggcgcgcgcctgtagtctcagctactcgggaggccgaggcaggagaattgcttgaacccgggaagtggaagttgcagtgagctgagatcgcaccagtgcactccagcctgggcaacagagcaaggccccatctcaaaaaaaaaaaaaaaaagaaagaaagaaagaaagaaaagagagaggaaacaaaaaacaagggTAAGGAGCCCTTTTGCCTTAAGTTCTACCTTTGCCTTAAGGTCTCATCTGTAAATCGGGAATAAAAGCGTTTGGCTGTGCCACAACTACCTTGAGAGGGTGCTATGGAGATGTAACATTAGGCTCAGTTTGGTCCTGATTCTACACTAacctttatctttctctttatgACCATAAAACTTCCCCGACGAAAGTCTAAAATGCCCAAATCGGGAGTCATTGGTGGACTGCACCCATCGGTTTCTCCAATGCTCTGTGGGGAGGGGGAAATAACACCGGTTAGAGGTGATAATGGTTAATTTGGCCTAAGGGAAGGGTGAGGGGGACCCTCGAGGATTCGAGAGTTCGCTGCCGTCGACCTCGCGACGACTCTGCCCAGCCTTGGGGGGGCAGATGGGGGAGCTTACACCTCTGCCACTAAGGGCGTGGCCCCTTCACCTCCGTCTAGAAATTCCTCTTGGAAATAGACGGTAGCCAGCGCCACTCGCAGCATGCAGATGCCCCAGAGGGGCACCCGAACCCCGGCCATGGGGGTTTGCACTGCGCTTCCGGTCGCCACCGCCCCTTAGCTCCCGGCGCTCTCTGCGGCTCTTCAGGCGAGTCCTGAAACTACAACTCCCGTCACAACTCGCGATTATGACCTGAGGGTCCCATTGGTAGCTGCGGCGCTGGGCACGTCGGGTCCACCAGAGAACTACCGCTCCCATGATGCCTCGCGATTGTGATTCGGGACGCCATTGGTCTGCGGGACGCGGTGCTTGCCGGGAGATGTAGTCTCTTCTgctctggctctgttgctcagggcAACCGGTCCCTCAGGCCTGAATGTGGCGGCTGCCTCTGCGAATGGACGGCGTGGGAGGAGGTCGGCAGCGCTGGTGGGGAGGTGACCTGGCTGGGCGTCCGGGCTCGCGAGGGGGATACGGGGAAATGGGGCCTTCTCCGTGGCTGAGCTGGTTGGGCAGCTGCAGGATGGTCCCGCGCCTCAGTCTCCCTGCCTGGAGTCTATTGGAGCGTGGTCCTGGGCGGGTCGCTTCATAGCTGGGGAGAAGAGCAGGATGGTCTGAGGGGCGCCAGGGTTTTCAAattttggtttgttggtttttaACGACTTTGTTGAGCCTTTATTTACATACCATAGTGTTCGCCACTTTTAAGCTGACGACTCCGTTATTTTTAGTAAATCTACAAAGCTGTGAAGTCGTCGCCATCATCCAGTTCATCCAGCTTTAGAACTTCGCGTcaggcggggtgtggtggctcacgcctggaatcccagcactttgggaggcaaaggcgggaggatcacttgaggccaggagatccagaccagcctgggcaacatggcgacaccccatctctcaaaaagataaaaataaaaaattagccaggtgtagtggctcgcgtctacagtcctagctactcgggatgtTGAGGCGGGAGCAGGATTGCTTGTGTCTGGAAGGTCaaagctgctgtgagctgtgatcatgccactgcactctggctaattttttgtatttttagtagagatggggtttcaccatgtttgctacattgatcttgagctcctgacctcacgtgatctgccagccttggcctcccaaagtgctgggattataggcgtgagccacagcaccggcCTGATCTGCTTTCTGAGTTTATTGGTTTGCATTTTCTTGACAGTTCTTACAGATGAAATGATAGGGTGTGTGGAGTTTAGTGTCTGgctcctttttttaaatttttttttgaggcagagtcgcgctctgtcacccaggctggagtgcaatggcgtgatctcagctcactgcaaactcctcctcccacgttcaagcaattctcctgcctcagcgtcctgagtagctgggattacaggcgcagaccaccatgccccgctaatttttgtatttttagtagagacggggtttcaccatgtgggtcaggctggtctcgaactcctgacatcgtgatgcacctgcctcggtctcccaaagtgctgggattacaggcgtgagtcaccgggCCCGGCTTGGCTACTTTCCCTTCATATGATGTATTTGAGATTCCTGCATGCTATTATattagtatttgttttttaaattgctgaacagtattccactgtatggatggACCATAGTTTGTAATCCATTCACTAATTAATGGATAGTTACAttgtttcagcatgttagccaggatggtctcaatctcctgacctcatgatccacccgcctgggcctcccaaagtgctgggattataggcgtgagccacagcgcccggcccaaACAGCAGGTACTCTTATGCAAAATtgtctccccttcccccacagaATGGCTTCTGCAAGGAAAGCCAGCTGTCCCATACGCGATGTTTTTGGTGACTTCAGTGACACTTCCTTAGAAGATTCAACAATGGAAGAAATCAGAAACTTCCAGATCAGTAGAAATCTTACCAAAATAGCACCTGGTCATAGCAGATTTCTAAAAAGAAACCAAACTCTAGGTGAGAAACACTTACTCCTAAAAGAGAACCCTGTACTGGGGAGTGGACCCAGCCTTGCCTCAAGTAGACCGCCCACCACTGACTCCAGGATCCGAGCCAATGCCGCACTAAGGAAGCTGGCCCAGCTGGAAACCCGGATCATGAATCGGAAGCTGCAGAGGAATTTGTCTGACACAGAATCTGACTCAACGACCACCAATGCCAGTCTTCCAAAGAGAGCTGACAGAATCCTCTCCGGGGGTGCAATCGAACTTGCGTCCCAGAACACAGACAAAACTTCCCAGAATCAAACCTGTGAACTTCCTGTCACCGAAAATAATGCACAGAACCCAAAGGTTAGTAGGTTTCTAAAGAAGAAACAACCATCTGTTGAAAACATATCCCCTGAAGCACCTGTTGGGAAAGAGAGGACTTTGCAAACCCCCAAACAGAAAGAACCTGCTAGAACATTTGATTCTCCAGACAGTGAcgaagaagaaatgaaagtatTGCTAGGAAGCTTGATGGACTCTTCTAGAGAAAAAAAGACGAGTCAAGGCTTCAGCAGTGTTAACGTCagtgaggaagaagaaagaaaactattttcggtaagttttttttttttggtaaatttatttttatttatttaatttaatttaaattttttttttttttttttgagacggagttttgctcttgttgcccaggctggagtgcaatggcgcaacctctgctcaccacaacctccgcctcccggattcaagcgattctcctgcctcagcctcccaagtagctggaattataggcatgcgccaccacgccctgctaattttgtatgcTTAGTAGGGATGTGggttcttcatgttggtcaggctggtgtcgaacttctgacctcaggtgatctgcccgccttggcctcccaaagtgctgggattacaggcatgagctactatgcccagccggtgactggctaattttatatatatatatattttttttttgagaccaagtttcactcttgttacccaggctagagtgcagtggcgtgatcttggctcaccgcaacctccacctcctgggttcaagcaattctcctgcctcagccttcctgagtttgggattacaggaatgtaccaccatgcccggctaattttgtatttttagtagagatggggtttctctgtgttggtcaggctggtctccaactcctgacctcaggtgatccacccgccttggcctcccaaagtgctgggattacaggcgtgaggcaccatacccagctttttttttttttgagacaggttcttgctctgtcacgcaggctggagggtgcagtggtgcaatctcagctcactgcaacctctgcctcccaggctctagtgatcctcccacctctgcctttcaagtagctgcgatgctttgtcaccaggctggagtgcagtggcccgatctcggctcactgcaacttctgcctccctggttcaagcaattcttctgcctcagcctcccgagtagctgggattacaggtgcacgccaccacacccggctaatttttgtatttttagtagagatgaggtttcaccatgttggccacgatggtctcgatctctttttttttttttttttttttttttttgagacggagtctcgctgtgtctcccaggctggagtgcagtggcgtgatcttggctcactgcaagctccgcctcccgggttcatgccattctcccgcctcagcctcccgagtagctgagactacaggcgcccgccaccacgcccggctagtttttttttgtatttttagtagagacggggtttcaccgtgttagccaggatagtctcgatctcctgacctcgtgatccacccgcctcggcctcccaaagtgctgggattacaggcttgagccaccgcacccggcctggtctcgatctcttgacatcgtgatctgccctcctcagcctcccaaactgcggggattacaggcgtgagccaccacgcccagccttgcgGAATATTTTCTACTCCCAACATTATCTTACCTAAATATTGTACCGTgactttcagaaatgaagagagaaagggGATGCAGTAAGAGAAAAATGTGATACCTGCGGTGTTGGTCTCATGCTCCCCGCTAATTGCACTGTCTGTCGAACCATAAGAACTTAGGTAtcggccagatatggtggctcacacctgtaatcccagggctttgggaagcTTAGGTGGGTAGATGCTTCAGCTGTggtcaaggccagtctgggcaacatggcaaaacctattcctacagaaaaaaaaaaaaaaaaaaaaaaaaaaaaaaaaattgccaggtgtggtggtccatgcttgtagtcctagctgcttggaaggctgaggtgagaggatcgcttgagcccaggatgtcgaggctgcagtgagctatgattgagccactgccctccagcctgggcaacagagtgagaccctgtctgaaaaaacaaacaaacaaacaaacaaacaaaccccacaaAAACCTTAGTTGTCGTAAGTTTGTTaatttcaagtgttttttttttttttttttgagacggagtctcgctctgtcgcccaggctggagtgcagtggccggatctcagctcactgcaagctccgcctcccgggttcacgccattctccggcctcagcctcccgagtagctgggactacaggcgcccgccaccgcgcccggctagttttttgtatttcttagtagagacggggtttcaccgtgttagccaggatggtctcgatctcctgacctcgtgatccacccgtctcggcctcccaaagtgctgggattacaggcttgagccaccgcgcccggcctaatttcaAGTGTTTTATATCAGGTCCCATCTCAGCCGAGAGCATTTACTGTGCCCAGTGTGGAACTCTCCAGCGCAAAGCCGTCTCAGACATCACACCTGCCAACCTCCCTGGCAGCAGAGAGAACCGTTCACAGCGCTCACTCAAGAGCAGACTCCCCACAGAGTCACGTGTCCGGTGACACCACCTCGCACACGCCGTCAGTTTCCATCACAGGCGCCTTTTCAAAATCAGCGTCTTTAAGAATGGGGCACGTCAAGCTTGCGTCCTCCCCTGGAAGGAGTGAGGCGGAGCCTGGGGATGAGCCGGTCTCAGAAGGTGCTGATAACAGCCTCGACGGTAATCCCGGTCCCGGTGCAAAGCCAGTACCTTGGGCAGGAAGGGTGGGGCCACCTTTAGAGCCCCCGATGCAGTGGTCACGGGGCATTGCCACAGGCAGGGTATTTGGAGTCACATCACACACTCAGCTTTCCAACTTTCTTGTCTGGTTGAGGGGCCAAGTCAGATTTTTGTgctatctttatttatttatttatttatttatttaattctcagacagggtcttgctctgttgctcaggctggaatgcagtgggcaTGATCATGggtcactacagcctctacctcccaggctcaagcaatccgcctgcctcagcctcctgaccagCTAGGACCaccggcgtgtgccaccacattgggctaatttttgtattctgtggagaccaggtttcactgtgttgtccaggctgatcttgaactcctggcctcaggtgatctgcctgccttggcctcccaaaatgctgtgattacaagtgtgaaccaccacacctggcttaccAGCTCATCTCTGGAGTCAATTTAAACCTGTTGGAAGCTGTTGGAggctaggcctggtggctcatgcctgcaatcccagtgctttggaaagcttaggcaggaggagtttgagaccagcctgggcaacatggtgaaaccctgtctttacaaaaaatacaaaaattggccgggcgcggtggctcaagcctgtaatcccagcactttgggaggctgagacgggcggatcacgaggtcaggagatcgagaccatcctggctaataaggtgaaaccccgtctctactaaaaaatacaaaaaactagccgggcgaggtggcggcgcctgtagtcccagctactcgggaggctgaggcaggagaatggcatgaacccgggaggcggagcttgcagtgagctgaggtccggccactgcactccagcctgggcgacagagcgagactccgcctcaaaaaaaaaaaaaaaaaaaaaaaaaaaaaaaaaaaaaaaaaaaaaaattaactgggtgtggttgtgcacacctgtagtcccagctacgcgggaggctgtggcagaaggaTCGTTTGAGCCGGAGAATTGGAGCCTGCCTGGGAattggaggctgcggtgagctgtgaacACAcgactgtgctccagcctgggtgacagagcaagactccatctctaaaaaaaaacttttttaaaccCAAAAACCTGTTGGAACACCAGAATCTCCACAGAGAACCCCATACTCCTGGGTGCCGGCACACGCTTGGTTCAGACACTGGCCTCCACCCTAAGGTTCTGCAGTGCCTTTCACTTGCtgtactacatatatatatataatttagaacTCTTTTTTTCAGAACTCACAGTCTATTAACTTGCTGTAAATGACAACATAGGATGCTTTGGGGTCATGTCTCAGGTCTGCCCCTGCTCCACAGTCTTCCCCCGTTTCCCCCCAGCTGGCTGGGTGCCCTGCCACCTCCCACCCCTTACACCACATGCGTACTTCTCAGCAACTTCCAACAGTGCACTCTGATCAGCTGCTAATCTGTCTGGACCAGGGGCTAGTAGgcctattttctgtcttttttttttttttgagatagggtctcgttccgtcacccaggctggagtgcagtggcgcgatcttggctcactgtaatctccgcctcccgggttcaagcgatgctcctgcctcagcctcccgagtagctgggactacaggtgcacaccaccacgcctggctaattctttgtatttttagtagagacggggtttcaccatgttggtcaggctggtcttgaaatcctgacctcgtgatctgcctgcctcggcctctcaaagtgctgggattataggtgtgagctgcgGCGCCTGGCCctgtcttctgttttgttttttttttttttttgacagagttttgctcttgttgcccaggctggagtgcaatggcatatcttggctccctgcaacctccgcctcctggattcaagcaattctcctgcctcagcctcctgagtagctgggattacaggcgcccgccactgcacccggctaatttttctatttttagtagagatgggatttcaacacgttggccaggttggtcttcaactcctgacctcaggtgatccgcccgccttggcctcccaaagtgctgggattacaggcgtgagccactgcgcccagactgtCTTCTGTCTTTATAAAGCTTTCTCAGAAGGCAGCCACGCTCCTTCCTTTAcacattgtctatggctgctttcacactgtGATAGTGGAGCTGAGTAGTCACAACAGATAGTCTATCCCCAAAAGCTGGAAATTTCCCAGCTAGCCTTTTATTTtgtatcattgttattattattatttattatgattgttatttttgagatggagccttgctctgtcacccagactagagtgcagtggcgtgatcttcgctcactgcaacctccgactccaggttcaagcgattctcctgcctcagcctcctgagtggcttggactacaggtgcgcaccaccaaacttgtctaatttttgtatttttttttgagacggagtctcgctctgccgcccaggctggagtgcagtggccagatctcagctcactgcaagctctgcctcccgggttcacgctattctcctgcctcagcctcccgagtagctgagattacaggcgccgccacctcacccggctagttttttgtagtttttagtagagacggggtttcaccgtgttagccaggatggtctctatctcctgacctcgtgatccacccgtctcggcctcccaaagtgctgggattacaggcttgagccaccacgcccggccaatttttgtatttttaatagagaccaggtttcaccatgtcggccaggctggtgttgaactcttggcctcagttgatccacctatCTCTGcatcccaaagtgtgggattacaggcgtgagccaccatgcccgatgatgaggatgatgatgatgatgatgatgatgattttttgagacagagtcttgctctgtcgcctaggctggagtgccgtggcgtgatctcggctcactgcaagctctgcctcctgggttcacaccattctcctgcctcagcctcccgagtagctgggactacaggcacctgccaccacgcccagctaatttttttgtatttttagtagagacggggtttcaccgtgttagccaggatggtcttgatcccctgacctcgtgatccacccgcctcggcctcccaaagtgctgggagtacaggtgtgaggcaACGCGCCGGgcggattattattattttttagagacagggtctctctatgctccaggctggagtgcggtggtgtgatcattgttcactgcagctttgaactcctggtctcaagagattttctgacctcagcctcctgagtagctggggctacaggtgcatgtcaccatgccagggtaatgttttaatttttttgtagagatggggtctcactatgttgcccaggctggtctcaaactcttgggctcaagcgatcattgtgcttcagcctcccaaaatgctgtgattataggtgtgaaccactgcccTGCCTTGTCCTATGGAGAAAAGGTGTGTGGACCCTTGGGCTGGTTTTTCGAGGACAGGGACTGCATGTCTTCATATCTTTCTAAACATTTGTGGGATATTAGGCCGGCcgcactcacacctgtaatcccagcactttgggaggccgaggcaggcaaatcacttgaggccaggaatttgagaccagcctggccaattggtgaaatcctgtctgtactaaatatagaaaaattagctgggcaaggtgtcaggcacctgtaatcccagccacccaggaggctgaggtgagagaatcacttgaacttgggagatggaggttgtggtgagccaagatcgtgccactgcactccagcctgggtgacagagtgagactctatctcaaaaaagaaaaaagaaagaaatttgtaagatttaaaaataattatggagtaaataaagaagtaaattcAAATGCTATACTAATTCTTTAATTACAGagtttagaataaatattttatcgCTTGGCGATCTGTCTCCAGCTGTCAGTGAGAACTCCGATTTGGAACAGGAAGTAAGTACAACAAAGTCATTTTTCATTGTCGATTGTTtttggctttaaaatttttttaaaaaaatttttaaaaatttaaaaattggggaagggttcactttgttgcccaggccgtcctcaaactgggctcaagcaatcctccctactcggcctcccaaagtgctgggattacaggtgtgagcgaccatgcctggcccaatgtCGATTCTTATGTGGAAAAGCAAGTCATGTTTCATTTAGGCCTATAGTTTCCAACTCTGCCCCCCAGGGGACATTGGCAATGTCTGGTGACGTTTTGGCTGTCATGACTGGGGGTGGGTGACAGGTGCAACTGGTATTGTGAGTGGGTGCAGGCCAGGAACCCTGCTCCATATTCTCCATATTATGGAATGCACTGGGTGGCCTCCAACTGCAAAGAATGCTGTGGCCCCTGATGTCAAGAGTGCAGTAGGTGAGCGACCCTGATTTAGGTGCTAACAGGATGAAGCCACCTTGGTTAGCCGGTGATTAAAGCACATCCCACCTAAGCCGCCCGTGACAACATCTGCGCGGAGGCAGCACTTCACCCGCTGTATCCAGTCACACTCCCTGTTGTGATTTTTGTGCTGGTGGCCACCGGCACTATCAGATACATGTGTTGTGATGCATAgtgatgacattttatttttttttttttttttttttttttttttttttttttttttgagacggagtctggctctgtcgcccgggctggagtgcagtggccggatctcagctcactgcaagctccgccccccgggtttacgccattctcctgcctcagcctcccgagtagctgggactacaggcgcccgccgcctcgcccggctagttttttgtattttttagtagagacggggtttcaccgtgttcgccaggatggtctcgatctcctgacctcgtgatccgcccgtctcggcctcccaaagtgctgggattacaggcttgagccaccgcgcccggcagtgatgacattttaatttaaaaattattattattattattattattattttttattttaaacttttttttttttttttggagaaagtcTCGCTCTTAtcccccaggtttgagtgcaatggctcgatctcagctcactgcaacctccgcctcccaggttcaaatgattctcctgcttctgcctcccaagtagctgggattaagtcgcctgccaccatgcctggctaatttttgtatattttagtagagccggagtttcaccatgttggccaggctggtttcgaactcctgaccgcgagtgatccgcccaccttggcctcccaaagtgctgggattacaggtgggagccactgcacctggcctattattattattattattactattttttgagaccagagtctcgctctgtcgcccaggctggagtgcagtggcgcaatctcaactgactgcaagctccgcctcccgggttcacacaattctcctgcctcagcctcctgagtagctgggactacaggcgcccgccaccatgcctggataattttttaactatttttagtagagacggggtttcaccgtgtcaggatggtctcgatctcctgacctcatgatccgcctgcctcggtctcccagagtgctgggattacaggcatgagccaccacccccggccttattattatttttttgagatggagtctcgctctgttgcccaggctgggactacagtggcacagtctcagctcactgcaacctccacctcctgggttcaagcaattttcatgcctcagcctcctgagtagctgagattacaggcacccgtcaccataccccactaatttttgtatttttagtggagatggtttcaccatgttggccaggctggtctcaaactcctgacctcaggtgattcacccacctcagcttcccaaagtgctgagattacaggcatgtgccaccctgcctagcccaatttatttatttttgagacaggtctcactctgtcattcagactggaatgcagttgggggatcatggctcacttcatcCTCAAtgtcctaggctcaagcaatcctcctacccagccttctgagtagctgagactacaggcatgcacccatgcctggctaattttttat is a genomic window containing:
- the C19H19orf44 gene encoding uncharacterized protein C19orf44 homolog isoform X3, encoding MASARKASCPIRDVFGDFSDTSLEDSTMEEIRNFQISRNLTKIAPGHSRFLKRNQTLGEKHLLLKENPVLGSGPSLASSRPPTTDSRIRANAALRKLAQLETRIMNRKLQRNLSDTESDSTTTNASLPKRADRILSGGAIELASQNTDKTSQNQTCELPVTENNAQNPKVSRFLKKKQPSVENISPEAPVGKERTLQTPKQKEPARTFDSPDSDEEEMKVLLGSLMDSSREKKTSQGFSSVNVSEEEERKLFSVPSQPRAFTVPSVELSSAKPSQTSHLPTSLAAERTVHSAHSRADSPQSHVSGDTTSHTPSVSITGAFSKSASLRMGHVKLASSPGRSEAEPGDEPVSEGADNSLDEFRINILSLGDLSPAVSENSDLEQEEESAQREKTAGKIFRAEVSAGPDAPRQAQARSWASQGKAASAEGDESEVSEHLSASSASAIQQDSISSMQPPSEAPMVNTVSSAYSEDFENSPSLTASEPTARSKESLDRTLDALSESSSSAKTDFPQTAEARKKSGRHVTRVLVKDTAVQTPDPTFTYEWTKVAGMAAMGPALGGAYVDPTPIANHVISADAIEALTAYSPATLALHDVLKQQLSLTQQFIQASRHLHASLLRSLDADSFQYHTLEEAKEYIRRHRPAPLTMEDALEEVNKEL
- the C19H19orf44 gene encoding uncharacterized protein C19orf44 homolog isoform X2, encoding MQNCLPFPHRMASARKASCPIRDVFGDFSDTSLEDSTMEEIRNFQISRNLTKIAPGHSRFLKRNQTLGEKHLLLKENPVLGSGPSLASSRPPTTDSRIRANAALRKLAQLETRIMNRKLQRNLSDTESDSTTTNASLPKRADRILSGGAIELASQNTDKTSQNQTCELPVTENNAQNPKVSRFLKKKQPSVENISPEAPVGKERTLQTPKQKEPARTFDSPDSDEEEMKVLLGSLMDSSREKKTSQGFSSVNVSEEEERKLFSVPSQPRAFTVPSVELSSAKPSQTSHLPTSLAAERTVHSAHSRADSPQSHVSGDTTSHTPSVSITGAFSKSASLRMGHVKLASSPGRSEAEPGDEPVSEEFRINILSLGDLSPAVSENSDLEQEEESAQREKTAGKIFRAEVSAGPDAPRQAQARSWASQGKAASAEGDESEVSEHLSASSASAIQQDSISSMQPPSEAPMVNTVSSAYSEDFENSPSLTASEPTARSKESLDRTLDALSESSSSAKTDFPQTAEARKKSGRHVTRVLVKDTAVQTPDPTFTYEWTKVAGMAAMGPALGGAYVDPTPIANHVISADAIEALTAYSPATLALHDVLKQQLSLTQQFIQASRHLHASLLRSLDADSFQYHTLEEAKEYIRRHRPAPLTMEDALEEVNKEL
- the C19H19orf44 gene encoding uncharacterized protein C19orf44 homolog isoform X4, which produces MASARKASCPIRDVFGDFSDTSLEDSTMEEIRNFQISRNLTKIAPGHSRFLKRNQTLGEKHLLLKENPVLGSGPSLASSRPPTTDSRIRANAALRKLAQLETRIMNRKLQRNLSDTESDSTTTNASLPKRADRILSGGAIELASQNTDKTSQNQTCELPVTENNAQNPKVSRFLKKKQPSVENISPEAPVGKERTLQTPKQKEPARTFDSPDSDEEEMKVLLGSLMDSSREKKTSQGFSSVNVSEEEERKLFSVPSQPRAFTVPSVELSSAKPSQTSHLPTSLAAERTVHSAHSRADSPQSHVSGDTTSHTPSVSITGAFSKSASLRMGHVKLASSPGRSEAEPGDEPVSEEFRINILSLGDLSPAVSENSDLEQEEESAQREKTAGKIFRAEVSAGPDAPRQAQARSWASQGKAASAEGDESEVSEHLSASSASAIQQDSISSMQPPSEAPMVNTVSSAYSEDFENSPSLTASEPTARSKESLDRTLDALSESSSSAKTDFPQTAEARKKSGRHVTRVLVKDTAVQTPDPTFTYEWTKVAGMAAMGPALGGAYVDPTPIANHVISADAIEALTAYSPATLALHDVLKQQLSLTQQFIQASRHLHASLLRSLDADSFQYHTLEEAKEYIRRHRPAPLTMEDALEEVNKEL
- the C19H19orf44 gene encoding uncharacterized protein C19orf44 homolog isoform X1, with the protein product MQNCLPFPHRMASARKASCPIRDVFGDFSDTSLEDSTMEEIRNFQISRNLTKIAPGHSRFLKRNQTLGEKHLLLKENPVLGSGPSLASSRPPTTDSRIRANAALRKLAQLETRIMNRKLQRNLSDTESDSTTTNASLPKRADRILSGGAIELASQNTDKTSQNQTCELPVTENNAQNPKVSRFLKKKQPSVENISPEAPVGKERTLQTPKQKEPARTFDSPDSDEEEMKVLLGSLMDSSREKKTSQGFSSVNVSEEEERKLFSVPSQPRAFTVPSVELSSAKPSQTSHLPTSLAAERTVHSAHSRADSPQSHVSGDTTSHTPSVSITGAFSKSASLRMGHVKLASSPGRSEAEPGDEPVSEGADNSLDEFRINILSLGDLSPAVSENSDLEQEEESAQREKTAGKIFRAEVSAGPDAPRQAQARSWASQGKAASAEGDESEVSEHLSASSASAIQQDSISSMQPPSEAPMVNTVSSAYSEDFENSPSLTASEPTARSKESLDRTLDALSESSSSAKTDFPQTAEARKKSGRHVTRVLVKDTAVQTPDPTFTYEWTKVAGMAAMGPALGGAYVDPTPIANHVISADAIEALTAYSPATLALHDVLKQQLSLTQQFIQASRHLHASLLRSLDADSFQYHTLEEAKEYIRRHRPAPLTMEDALEEVNKEL